A single window of Rana temporaria chromosome 1, aRanTem1.1, whole genome shotgun sequence DNA harbors:
- the SUGP2 gene encoding SURP and G-patch domain-containing protein 2 codes for MSGQRITRDAFDAVVQEKMKRYRIGMDQAIANTVREFQLEAGTSKMDSYDTRFRDQERLSFRDLPRDNMSRKWDADSRRDRVSNPLYLRELERETSGGLRSDPLLDRWGSVDPLLKERLYREELARDLDRTRRNWQLERSALSSSDLGMARSDVYREFQHSQGLELGHGSGKAAREVMQLLAAKGGQRLSGGGLASKAGEASGKKYSPKKRDVPIGDGDLSEQIITWARFHKVKGDPDILRQHKALFKVKTEACDMVVNCFKGRLSVHHTELCFSSLKPITHPALYSPKIDNDLLDLLVATKTVSAKNDFFDVIKPFDKEMMILQQRLLKCATPLLMACNTFELKYPILTDPKQLISALDSTMFLARKSMVLLGQTFALASSLRQNNVMEVLGISESALKPSKYPNFRDSFLFGREFITKLKDWLKRSGRKLTLKSRTTVPKETTVGKEETSTVTESEVRISADPNVVATIDQLLEYAKKEDKGEEEKPAFWFLFDKSSNEYKYYHQKLEQFYKSPTTRTTKAKKSEEPSVEAVRAMLYARKALQVKRKLFGSLAFSRKRKEMKPLHRLSKTIKARKIKVSQKMGKSVTQDIKKEFVTQEVKIDDVTLVGKMEAADKEEADEEASTTLADKEAEVKEEAVLAPADKEEAADKEEAAVKEGAAAAPAVKEGAAAAPAVKEGAAAAPAVKKGAAAAPAVKKGAAAAPAVKKAAPAVKKGAVAAPAVKKGAVAAPAVKKEAAATSAAKKANVTPAVKKQTAVKPVQDASTKPSSKVEPQGQEVPCKSSTGATSKLKKDQTSDVEVDDSKDPEVSDVDEKTKDTAIKLAQFVVQMGPEIEEFSMQNSVNNPEFWFLREKDSPAYKYYKSKLEEFKQEQQEVSSDVDEQGSVKTGDEDVEMGAEAAATDSASVAAFSQMPTPSRPPILRKRVAKLKVGMLPAKRVCLVDEPQVHDPVRIDYERPKGRGGNRRKKPSDLEFANKKLTQHNVGFQMLSKMGWREGQGLGSGGAGIKNPIKVGTVSAGEGLGTESKEPGQSKDDNFDAFRQRMMTMYKQKISK; via the exons ATGTCGGGCCAAAGAATTACGCGGGATGCCTTTGATGCTGTAGTACAGGAGAAGATGAAGAGATATAGAATAGGCATGGACCAAGCAATTGCTAACACTGTACGAGAGTTTCAGTTGGAAG CAGGGACATCAAAAATGGACAGCTATGATACACGTTTTAGAGACCAAGAAAGACTTTCCTTCCGTGATCTTCCACGTGATAATATGAGCAGGAAGTGGGATGCCGACAGCAGAAGAGACCGTGTTTCAAATCCTTTATATTTACGTGAATTAGAGAGGGAAACTTCGGGTGGATTACGTTCAGATCCATTGTTGGACAGATGGGGTTCTGTTGATCCGCTTTTAAAGGAGAGGTTATACAGAGAAGAATTAGCCCGTGATTTGGATCGTACTCGCAGGAATTGGCAACTTGAACGTAGTGCTTTATCTAGCTCGGATCTCGGCATGGCCAGGTCAGATGTATATAGAGAATTCCAGCACTCCCAAGGTTTAGAGCTTGGTCATGGATCAGGTAAGGCAGCACGTGAAGTAATGCAGCTTTTGGCAGCTAAAGGAGGGCAGCGTCTCAGTGGTGGTGGACTTGCATCTAAAGCTGGGGAAGCCTCCGGTAAAAAATATAGCCCTAAAAAAAGAGATGTACCAATCGGAGACGGTGATTTGAGTGAGCAGATTATAACATGGGCCAGGTTCCACAAGGTTAAAGGTGATCCTGACATTTTGAGACAACACAAAGCCCTTTTCAAGGTGAAGACTGAAGCTTGTGACATGGTTGTAAACTGTTTCAAAGGTCGCCTATCTGTCCATCACACAGAGCTTTGTTTTTCAAGTCTAAAACCTATAACTCATCCAGCCTTGTATAGTCCAAAGATAGATAATGATCTTTTGGATTTGTTAGTGGCAACAAAAACCGTGTCCGCCAAGAATGATTTCTTTGATGTAATCAAGCCATTTGACAAGGAAATGATGATTTTACAGCAGCGATTGCTGAAATGTGCAACTCCGTTGCTGATGGCCTGTAATACATTTGAACTAAAGTATCCTATTCTCACGGATCCAAAACAACTGATTAGTGCTTTGGACAGCACCATGTTTTTGGCCAGGAAATCCATGGTGCTTTTGGGACAGACATTTGCATTGGCCAGTTCTCTCAGACAGAACAATGTAATGGAGGTCCTGGGGATCAGTGAATCAGCGTTGAAACCCTCAAAGTATCCCAATTTTAGGGATTCTTTTCTGTTTGGGAGGGAATTCATTACAAAACTGAAAGATTGGCTGAAAAGAAGTGGACGCAAGTTGACGCTGAAATCCAGAACCACAGTACCCAAGGAAACCACAGTTGGTAAAGAAGAAACAAGCACTGTAACAGAGAGTGAAG TAAGAATATCTGCCGACCCTAATGTTGTTGCTACAATAGACCAGCTTCTGGAATATGCAAAAAAAGAAgataaaggagaagaagaaaagccTGCATTTTG GTTCCTATTTGATAAAAGCAGCAATGAGTATAAATATTATCACCAAAAGCTAGAACAGTTCTACAAATCCCCGACTACCCGAACCACAAAAGCAAAGAAATCTGAAGAGCCGAGTGTCGAGGCAGTGAGAGCAATGCTCTATGCAAGAAAGGCATTGCAGGTGAAGCGGAAGCTTTTTGGTAGTTTGGCTTTTTCAAGAAAGCGGAAAGAAATGAAACCTCTGCACCGGCTGTCCAAAACTATAAAGGCCCGCAAAATAAAAGTGAGCCAGAAGATGGGAAAGAGTGTAACTCAGGACATCAAAAAAGAGTTTGTAACACAGGAGGTCAAAATAGATGATGTAACCCTGGTGGGCAAGATGGAGGCGGCAGACAAGGAGGAGGCAGACGAGGAGGCATCGACAACCCTGGCAGACAAGGAGGCAGAGGTCAAGGAGGAGGCGGTGCTTGCCCCGGCGGACAAGGAGGAGGCGGCGGACAAGGAGGAGGCGGCGGTTAAGGAGGGGGCAGCGGCCGCTCCGGCGGTTAAGGAGGGGGCAGCGGCCGCTCCGGCGGTTAAGGAGGGGGCAGCGGCCGCTCCGGCGGTTAAGAAGGGGGCAGCGGCCGCTCCGGCGGTTAAGAAGGGGGCAGCGGCCGCTCCGGCGGTTAAGAAGGCCGCTCCGGCGGTTAAGAAGGGGGCAGTGGCCGCTCCGGCAGTTAAGAAGGGGGCAGTGGCCGCTCCGGCAGTTAAGAAGGAAGCAGCCGCCACCTCGGCAGCAAAGAAAGCAAATGTGACCCCAGCAGTAAAAAAACAGACTGCTGTCAAACCAGTACAGGATGCTTCAACAAAGCCTTCTAGCAAAGTAGAACCTCAGGGACAAGAGGTACCGTGCAAAAGTTCTACAGGCGCCACCAGTAAACTGAAGAAGGATCAGACATCAGATGTAGAAGTTGATGATTCTAAAGACCCAGAGGTTTCAGATG tTGATGAGAAGACTAAGGATACTGCAATAAAGTTGGCTCAATTTGTTGTTCAGATGGGTCCTGAGATTGAGGAATTCAGCATGCAAAACAGCGTAAATAACCCTGAATTTTG GTTTTTACGTGAAAAAGATAGCCCAGCATATAAATATTACAAAAGTAAGTTGGAAGAGTTCAAGCAAGAGCAACAGGAAGTCTCATCTGATGTAGATGAACAGGGGAGCGTTAAGACAGGTGATGAAGATGTGGAAATGGGTGCCGAGGCTGCTGCCACAGACAGCGCTTCAGTAGCTGCATTTAGCCAAATGCCTACTCCATCTAGGCCTCCCATTCTTCGTAAGAGAGTAGCAAAACTCAAGGTTGGCATGCTTCCAGCCAAAAGGGTGTGCCTTGTTGATGAGCCACAAG TTCATGATCCAGTTCGTATTGACTATGAACGTCCCAAAGGCCGTGGTGGAAACAGGAGAAAG AAACCATCTGATCTAGAGTTTGCGAACAAGAAGTTGACCCAGCACAATGTGGGTTTTCAGATGTTGAGTAAGATGGGATGGCGAGAAGGTCAAGGACTTGGATCCGGTGGAGCAGGAATCAAAAACCCTATAAAAGT GGGTACAGTCTCTGCTGGGGAGGGTCTGGGTACTGAATCAAAAGAACCCGGTCAGTCCAAAGATGACAACTTTGATGCTTTTCGTCAAAGAATGATGACTATGTACAAgcaaaaaatttcaaaataa